A region from the Desulfomarina profundi genome encodes:
- a CDS encoding intermembrane phospholipid transport protein YdbH family protein — protein MIKKALLLFIFLLTLLCCTVLGLFFLPSFTDIWLIPRLTENLPFATREINLLRISPWQLHGTVILANGEEDRVVLPDVSLHFSPTALINGVIDRIEINGGTIHMQEKEGKSGEKTVADYPLLLPAICKNLTIKNSTVFLHTESRTAFFMINGTVQTRFKSTDTGKKQLQGLQAEINLDGFLPLTADIQLKENPKGYAIHIAATLPDIDRATVSVPSLHEYSPKGSMFLEGDLETEGITKISMAEIKATFTGLHISRENGSFGTSPSGKPVILHIRKKKNKIFSTIQGIFFSGPVSGSVDFSGEFDLSDNRFSGSAQSLLHSPAIPLKITFSGRQKNHGTTLRFTAKTGAPARDKARFTVSPLNLGGNLTLEEGHISGRVQGTAGSVFIERETELKDISFSIPVRFPLSEKKKSSGSFSIDTVNYKDNTIAGLEGTLSYSRNSAVFGVDVRAAFQPGLSLQCRGTVTLPAFLRGECTLPETAVDSASLPSFIALPPETSFSGRIQAAARFAIKNSIFSGRAQTSLSNGTLVQGETRLEGINLNMTLPDLPHVRSSPGQLCTIDAVTLGKISLNNGRIRFRIEDDQSVFIEKGGFSWCGGQVESSSFRLSRTAEKLKTTLYCDRLKFTQLLDQFGIKDTEGEGSLNGKLPVILSKTGITFDNGFLFSTPGHSGIVHFNNTGQLRENMPGIDQTPYLDYSMQALENFSYNWTRLTFNSEADDLLIKMQLDGKPATPLPFGYKNGRIISTEQGAGLQHPVRLDLNFRIPLTELFRYGKNMQSIMENMQ, from the coding sequence ATGATAAAGAAAGCACTGCTCCTTTTCATCTTCCTTTTGACTCTACTGTGTTGTACCGTTCTCGGCCTCTTTTTTCTGCCATCTTTCACCGATATCTGGCTTATCCCGAGACTGACCGAAAATCTGCCCTTTGCCACCAGGGAAATCAACCTGCTGCGAATCTCACCATGGCAGCTTCACGGAACGGTCATTTTAGCCAACGGGGAAGAGGACCGTGTTGTTCTTCCCGATGTCAGCCTCCATTTCAGCCCGACTGCACTCATAAACGGTGTAATTGACAGGATTGAGATTAATGGCGGAACTATCCACATGCAAGAAAAAGAAGGAAAAAGCGGTGAAAAAACAGTGGCCGATTACCCTCTTCTCCTCCCCGCCATCTGTAAAAATCTTACGATAAAAAACAGCACGGTTTTTCTGCACACTGAAAGCCGAACCGCTTTTTTCATGATAAACGGAACGGTGCAGACTCGCTTCAAATCCACTGATACTGGCAAAAAACAACTTCAGGGACTACAGGCAGAAATTAACCTTGATGGCTTCCTGCCCCTGACCGCAGACATCCAGTTGAAAGAAAATCCAAAAGGATATGCCATCCACATCGCTGCCACTCTTCCCGATATCGACCGGGCGACCGTATCTGTTCCTTCTCTGCATGAATATTCTCCCAAAGGCAGCATGTTCCTGGAGGGCGATCTTGAAACTGAAGGAATAACAAAAATCTCCATGGCCGAAATAAAAGCAACGTTTACGGGCCTGCATATTTCCCGGGAAAATGGTTCATTTGGCACCTCCCCGTCAGGTAAGCCGGTCATTCTCCATATACGGAAAAAAAAGAACAAAATTTTCAGCACCATCCAGGGAATCTTCTTTTCCGGGCCGGTCTCAGGATCTGTTGATTTCAGCGGAGAATTCGATTTATCAGATAATAGATTTTCAGGTTCCGCCCAGTCCCTGCTCCACTCTCCTGCCATTCCCCTGAAGATAACGTTTTCCGGCAGACAGAAAAATCACGGTACAACCCTCAGGTTTACCGCAAAAACAGGTGCTCCTGCCAGGGACAAGGCTCGTTTCACCGTCAGCCCCCTCAATTTAGGCGGGAACCTCACGCTCGAAGAAGGCCATATCAGCGGCAGAGTGCAGGGAACTGCAGGCAGCGTATTCATTGAGAGGGAAACAGAATTAAAAGACATCTCCTTTTCCATTCCTGTACGCTTTCCCTTGTCGGAAAAAAAGAAATCATCGGGCAGTTTTTCAATCGATACTGTCAACTATAAAGACAACACGATTGCCGGTCTTGAAGGGACCCTTTCCTACAGCCGGAATAGTGCCGTTTTTGGCGTTGACGTTAGAGCTGCTTTTCAACCTGGCCTTTCCCTGCAATGTAGAGGGACAGTCACCCTTCCGGCATTTCTGAGGGGAGAATGTACCCTGCCGGAGACAGCGGTTGATTCGGCTTCACTCCCTTCCTTTATCGCCCTGCCGCCGGAAACGAGTTTCAGTGGAAGAATTCAGGCTGCAGCCCGTTTTGCAATAAAAAACTCCATTTTCTCAGGCAGAGCTCAAACCAGTCTGAGCAATGGCACACTTGTTCAGGGTGAAACACGGCTGGAAGGTATCAATCTCAACATGACCCTGCCGGACCTTCCCCATGTTCGCAGCAGTCCCGGCCAACTCTGTACCATTGATGCCGTAACATTGGGAAAAATCAGCTTGAATAATGGTCGCATACGTTTCAGAATTGAGGACGATCAATCTGTTTTCATTGAAAAAGGAGGGTTCTCCTGGTGCGGCGGGCAGGTGGAAAGCAGTTCTTTTCGACTCTCCCGAACTGCTGAAAAACTGAAGACCACCCTCTACTGCGACCGACTCAAGTTTACTCAGCTCCTCGACCAGTTCGGTATAAAGGACACGGAGGGAGAAGGATCCCTGAACGGGAAACTGCCGGTCATATTGTCAAAGACCGGTATTACCTTTGATAACGGTTTTCTCTTCTCCACCCCTGGCCACAGCGGTATTGTCCATTTCAACAATACTGGACAACTGCGTGAAAACATGCCGGGTATTGACCAGACACCATACCTTGATTACTCTATGCAGGCACTGGAAAATTTTTCCTACAACTGGACCCGGCTGACATTCAACAGTGAAGCGGACGACCTGCTGATCAAAATGCAGCTTGACGGCAAACCTGCCACTCCCCTGCCGTTCGGTTATAAAAACGGCCGGATTATCTCCACAGAACAGGGGGCCGGACTGCAACACCCTGTACGGCTTGATTTGAATTTTCGCATCCCGCTTACCGAACTTTTCCGGTACGGGAAGAACATGCAATCCATAATGGAGAATATGCAATGA
- a CDS encoding helix-turn-helix domain-containing protein produces MSLETSDTEYISLGELLRRTRIEQGFDLDQVSVETKITITNLTAMEEDDFETLPAEAFTRGFYTLYARMLTLDPEEILQIYTKEKNAHSGKKTRTTPPPNKLAQQVGNMAERPSVMPVSCAGLTILFILLSGAFVCWYFSWNPATYLSERLRAFQKQDVSTQLKEQQEVSDSESPSFTVAEIKTSPDETTTIQEASPKYRVEAVFTNAGSLTLAIDGESPRKLNFAQGETVTWEANEKMELVLNTKNLPKLTLNGIPISYPETDKQQITIQIPEYLLDQ; encoded by the coding sequence ATGTCTCTTGAAACCTCCGACACAGAATATATTTCATTAGGCGAGCTCCTCCGCCGGACCCGCATTGAACAGGGGTTTGATCTTGATCAGGTTTCGGTCGAAACAAAAATCACCATAACCAACCTGACAGCAATGGAAGAGGACGATTTCGAAACACTTCCCGCCGAGGCATTTACCCGCGGTTTCTACACTCTCTACGCGAGAATGCTCACCCTTGATCCGGAAGAAATCCTGCAGATATACACCAAGGAAAAAAATGCACATTCCGGTAAGAAAACACGGACAACCCCTCCACCCAATAAACTGGCACAGCAGGTTGGCAATATGGCTGAACGCCCCTCGGTCATGCCGGTTTCCTGCGCAGGATTGACCATCCTGTTCATCCTGTTAAGTGGCGCCTTTGTCTGCTGGTATTTTTCATGGAACCCTGCCACCTATCTCAGTGAAAGACTGCGGGCATTCCAGAAGCAGGACGTTTCCACCCAGCTTAAAGAGCAGCAGGAGGTAAGTGACTCAGAAAGTCCCTCATTCACAGTAGCGGAAATCAAGACCTCCCCCGATGAAACAACGACGATACAGGAGGCTTCTCCCAAATATCGGGTCGAAGCTGTTTTCACAAATGCAGGATCCCTTACCCTTGCAATTGACGGGGAATCACCCAGAAAGCTCAATTTTGCACAGGGAGAAACAGTGACCTGGGAGGCGAATGAGAAGATGGAACTTGTTCTCAATACGAAAAATCTTCCGAAATTGACTCTCAACGGCATCCCCATCTCTTATCCGGAAACCGACAAACAGCAGATAACGATCCAGATTCCAGAATATCTTCTTGACCAGTAA
- a CDS encoding biotin--[acetyl-CoA-carboxylase] ligase, giving the protein MTAENSPKPEDVQALLARYVQNRKNLPDDAAIIARYGCFVGSQIESHVFLERAMTHGRKQIRETVAAGKSFRNGTVILADSMGSSKGRFSRVWHAPAGGVWGCLVHANTLLPGSRSFLPLAVGLACCEAVRDSGAESATIRWVNDVLLDDRKLAGFLVETFTEETTGEEYNLVGFGINVNNSRFPAELSSNAVSLSEILGREVDLVSFSVLFLSRLAWYFGLLHYEEARGLRGDGFSGKDGEHLLLCRWKELSDTIGRRVLYGFDVMESPQYEGKVLGINPAGGLVIQLDDGFEKTEYSGEVRYL; this is encoded by the coding sequence ATGACTGCGGAAAACAGCCCAAAACCGGAAGACGTCCAAGCTCTTCTGGCGAGATATGTGCAGAACAGAAAAAATCTGCCGGATGATGCGGCCATAATAGCCCGGTATGGCTGTTTTGTCGGTTCGCAGATTGAAAGCCATGTTTTTCTTGAACGTGCCATGACCCATGGTCGCAAACAAATCAGGGAAACGGTCGCCGCGGGAAAATCATTTCGAAACGGAACTGTTATTCTTGCCGACTCCATGGGATCGTCCAAAGGGCGTTTTTCCCGGGTCTGGCATGCGCCCGCCGGTGGTGTGTGGGGCTGTCTGGTGCATGCCAATACGCTGTTGCCGGGTTCCCGCAGTTTTCTTCCATTGGCGGTCGGTCTTGCCTGTTGTGAGGCTGTACGTGACAGTGGTGCGGAATCGGCCACAATCCGCTGGGTAAATGATGTTCTCCTGGATGATAGAAAACTGGCAGGTTTTCTGGTGGAAACATTTACCGAAGAGACTACCGGGGAAGAATATAATCTTGTCGGATTCGGTATTAATGTCAATAACAGTCGATTTCCAGCGGAATTGTCTTCCAATGCAGTTTCATTATCCGAAATTCTGGGACGGGAAGTTGATCTTGTATCCTTTTCGGTCCTTTTTCTCTCCCGTCTGGCCTGGTATTTCGGCCTGCTTCATTATGAAGAGGCTCGTGGGCTGAGGGGGGACGGTTTTTCCGGGAAAGATGGAGAGCACCTGCTGCTTTGCAGGTGGAAGGAGCTGTCAGACACTATCGGCCGGCGGGTTCTTTATGGTTTTGATGTAATGGAGTCACCACAGTATGAGGGAAAGGTGCTGGGAATCAACCCTGCGGGTGGCCTGGTCATACAGCTGGATGACGGTTTTGAAAAAACCGAATACAGTGGGGAGGTTCGTTACCTTTAA
- a CDS encoding precorrin-2 dehydrogenase/sirohydrochlorin ferrochelatase family protein, whose amino-acid sequence MALYPVNLNIAGRLCVVVGGGSVAFRKISSLLECGAEVRIVSPSVTVALEKIIQEQGLVWLKRAFAEGDLQGAYLAFAATSRPEVQALVKRDALHFQVLLNSADDPEGSDFHVPAHFRRGEMLVAISTGGGSPALSRQTRQWLEQEIGPEYEATVALLALVREAVLDRGGDSVDNKELFQNLLKADIVEMIRNGDWFELQILLLRELPADIDTTRLLEKFLSEHDKTMH is encoded by the coding sequence ATGGCCCTTTATCCTGTCAACTTAAATATTGCCGGTCGTCTCTGTGTCGTGGTGGGCGGAGGAAGTGTCGCTTTCAGGAAGATTTCCAGTCTGCTGGAATGCGGAGCCGAAGTCAGGATTGTGAGCCCGTCAGTCACAGTGGCCCTGGAGAAAATTATTCAGGAACAGGGCCTGGTCTGGTTGAAAAGAGCCTTTGCAGAAGGTGATCTGCAGGGAGCATACCTGGCCTTTGCCGCAACTTCCAGACCTGAGGTGCAGGCGCTTGTGAAGAGGGATGCACTCCATTTTCAGGTGCTTCTGAACAGTGCCGATGATCCGGAAGGGAGCGATTTTCATGTCCCGGCCCATTTCAGGAGGGGTGAAATGCTGGTGGCCATATCCACAGGTGGAGGCAGTCCCGCTCTTTCAAGACAGACAAGACAGTGGCTTGAACAGGAAATAGGACCGGAGTATGAAGCAACTGTCGCCCTGCTGGCCTTGGTCCGCGAGGCGGTGTTGGATCGTGGTGGCGATTCTGTTGACAATAAAGAACTGTTCCAAAATCTACTCAAGGCTGATATTGTAGAAATGATCCGAAATGGTGACTGGTTTGAACTGCAGATTTTACTGCTGCGCGAACTTCCTGCGGATATTGATACAACCAGGCTGCTGGAAAAATTTCTCAGTGAACACGATAAAACTATGCATTAA
- a CDS encoding undecaprenyl-diphosphate phosphatase: MELLKALVLGALQGLTEFLPISSSGHLVIGSQLMKFQDQGVVFDVFVHQGTLLAVVLVFRRELLEMIKAPFSWLRGNREAGVLQFLMMDIYIVIATLPAVVVGLFFKDSVEKLFDNILIVYSMLAVTGLLMIITRYLPQRDRPLNWSRSLLVGCAQACAILPGLSRSGSTIFAGMLLGVDREKIARFSFLMSIPAIVGAAVLQFGDLVSNPPTAGGLVNIFAGAAMSAVSGYFAIKLLLDIIRKNRLQWFGYYCLVLAAAGFGYTFFIAG; this comes from the coding sequence TTGGAATTACTTAAAGCATTGGTTCTTGGAGCACTCCAGGGACTCACCGAGTTTCTCCCGATTTCCAGTTCCGGGCATTTGGTGATCGGTTCTCAATTGATGAAGTTCCAGGATCAGGGCGTGGTTTTTGACGTGTTTGTCCACCAGGGAACGCTTCTGGCGGTTGTTCTTGTTTTTCGCAGGGAACTGCTTGAAATGATCAAGGCCCCTTTCTCCTGGCTCCGGGGGAATCGTGAAGCTGGTGTCCTTCAATTTCTGATGATGGATATTTATATAGTTATAGCCACCCTGCCTGCGGTTGTGGTCGGTCTCTTTTTCAAGGACAGCGTGGAAAAATTGTTTGATAATATTTTAATTGTGTATTCCATGCTGGCGGTGACCGGTTTATTAATGATTATTACCAGGTACCTGCCCCAGAGAGACAGACCGTTGAACTGGTCTCGAAGTCTGCTTGTGGGGTGTGCCCAGGCATGCGCCATATTGCCGGGACTGTCCCGTTCCGGGTCAACTATTTTTGCCGGAATGCTCCTGGGGGTTGATCGGGAAAAAATAGCCAGGTTTTCCTTTCTTATGTCTATTCCGGCAATAGTTGGTGCAGCGGTTCTGCAGTTTGGTGATCTTGTCAGCAATCCTCCCACTGCGGGCGGTCTCGTGAATATCTTCGCAGGAGCTGCAATGTCAGCAGTTTCCGGGTATTTTGCAATTAAACTGTTACTTGATATTATACGGAAAAACAGGCTGCAATGGTTTGGTTATTACTGCCTGGTACTTGCTGCCGCTGGTTTTGGCTATACTTTTTTCATTGCCGGATAA
- the recO gene encoding DNA repair protein RecO: MSAISRETKAIVLDSFEHGESDIILTLLCRDSGRLAVIAKGAKRSKKRFVNKLELFSFLHITYRTAANRDLGFLAEAELHTGFLNIRSNYDLYCTASVLREFLLLAIRENITDDRLFRLALWALHNMDRNNQPGAILALFLIHFYDCIGYRPDFTSCSRCRIPLQDRGKYCFDSTAGGLVCTSCLTSAKRHAPLSRGTIRMLASAQNRSLEKLHNLKISGKILTETLGLLHTYGRQIFQREIVSWKLMSPDRR; encoded by the coding sequence ATGTCAGCAATCTCCAGGGAAACGAAGGCCATTGTTCTTGACAGTTTCGAACACGGCGAATCGGATATCATCCTTACCCTGCTCTGCAGAGACAGCGGCAGACTCGCAGTCATTGCCAAAGGCGCCAAACGAAGCAAGAAACGTTTTGTCAACAAGCTTGAGCTGTTCAGTTTTCTTCACATCACCTACAGAACCGCAGCCAATAGAGATCTCGGCTTTCTGGCAGAGGCAGAGCTGCATACCGGATTCCTCAATATCCGCAGCAATTACGACCTCTACTGTACTGCATCAGTACTCCGGGAATTCCTACTCCTTGCAATCCGTGAAAATATAACCGATGACAGGCTGTTTCGCCTGGCACTCTGGGCCCTGCACAACATGGACAGGAATAACCAGCCCGGTGCCATCCTCGCTCTCTTTCTGATTCATTTCTATGATTGTATCGGTTATCGCCCGGATTTTACCAGCTGCAGCCGCTGTCGGATTCCCCTGCAGGACAGGGGCAAATACTGTTTTGACAGCACGGCAGGAGGTCTTGTCTGCACCTCCTGCCTCACTTCTGCCAAACGGCACGCTCCCCTCTCCCGGGGTACCATAAGAATGCTGGCGTCAGCCCAGAACAGGTCGCTGGAGAAACTGCATAATCTGAAAATTTCGGGAAAAATACTGACAGAAACGCTGGGACTCCTGCATACCTACGGGAGACAGATTTTTCAAAGGGAAATAGTGTCCTGGAAACTGATGTCCCCAGATAGAAGGTAA
- a CDS encoding class I SAM-dependent methyltransferase: protein MDIRTLPEKEREIYNRIRKKYKLTFDRLKIGEKKIRLLKIADLEQFLDGKDPFADVSEFPFWIRLWDAAMILAYVLAGQKNCRNRTLLELGAGLGAPGLAAAAAGFDVTISDYEDIIMDFQRVSAAASQLSGIRFAHLDWLEPDEIGSFDVLAGAEILFREEFFQPLLNLFNTCLNPGGEIYLAHDARRKSLPRFLELAKDDFEIGTKKQVIRKNDGNITILINRLRPR from the coding sequence ATGGATATTCGAACACTTCCCGAAAAAGAGCGGGAAATATATAATAGAATCAGAAAAAAATACAAACTGACGTTTGATCGTCTGAAAATCGGAGAAAAAAAGATACGACTTCTTAAGATTGCGGATCTTGAGCAGTTTCTTGACGGGAAGGACCCGTTTGCCGATGTGTCCGAGTTCCCGTTCTGGATCCGGCTGTGGGATGCAGCCATGATTCTGGCTTATGTCCTCGCAGGGCAGAAAAACTGCAGGAACAGAACCCTGCTGGAACTTGGTGCGGGACTTGGAGCTCCGGGCCTGGCGGCAGCGGCGGCCGGTTTTGACGTGACCATCAGTGATTACGAAGATATTATCATGGATTTTCAGAGAGTCAGTGCAGCGGCATCACAACTTTCCGGAATTCGTTTTGCCCATCTTGACTGGCTTGAACCGGATGAGATAGGTTCTTTTGATGTCCTTGCCGGAGCCGAAATTCTTTTTCGGGAGGAGTTTTTCCAGCCGTTGTTGAATCTGTTCAATACCTGTTTGAACCCGGGAGGTGAGATTTATCTTGCCCATGATGCCAGGCGAAAGAGCCTGCCACGGTTTCTTGAGCTTGCCAAAGATGATTTTGAAATTGGAACGAAGAAACAGGTCATAAGAAAAAATGACGGAAACATAACAATATTGATCAATCGTCTTCGTCCACGATAA
- a CDS encoding TlpA family protein disulfide reductase — protein MKNCKTMLSIFAACLVLTIFSISVLPVQAATKLPKFALKSVQDGSVVKSSAFAGKVLYITFFATWCPPCKEEVPVLIDLQKKLAESGFTVIGFSVDQKGMDRVRSFVKAKDINYPVLMADLQTNMDFGGVYTIPASFLVNRSGNVVKSYIGYVEHSVLEKDINSLLN, from the coding sequence ATGAAAAATTGTAAAACCATGCTGTCGATTTTCGCTGCCTGTCTTGTTTTGACTATCTTTTCCATATCAGTGTTACCTGTGCAGGCTGCAACAAAACTGCCGAAGTTCGCTTTAAAGAGTGTTCAGGACGGCAGTGTGGTCAAGAGCAGTGCTTTTGCGGGAAAGGTTCTTTATATTACTTTTTTTGCCACATGGTGCCCACCGTGTAAAGAGGAGGTTCCTGTTCTGATTGATCTACAGAAAAAGCTGGCTGAATCGGGTTTTACAGTTATCGGATTTTCAGTTGATCAAAAGGGAATGGATAGAGTTCGCAGCTTTGTGAAAGCGAAGGATATCAACTATCCTGTTCTGATGGCAGATCTGCAGACAAATATGGATTTTGGTGGTGTTTACACTATTCCGGCATCTTTTCTGGTAAACAGATCAGGTAATGTGGTAAAAAGTTATATTGGCTATGTGGAACATTCTGTGCTGGAAAAAGATATTAACAGTCTTCTTAATTAA
- a CDS encoding YdbL family protein: MLKKITVLSFFLFLLAPFFLTPSPAGATSVKEVKARMIARIPTINSLKNKGIIGENNQGFLEYRSGSKVQQKLIDAENADRALVYRVIGKKQGASPALVGQRRAKQIARKGKAGQWFQKADGSWYKKS; the protein is encoded by the coding sequence ATGTTAAAAAAAATAACCGTTCTGTCCTTCTTCCTCTTCCTGCTGGCCCCGTTTTTCCTCACCCCTTCTCCCGCAGGCGCAACCAGCGTCAAAGAAGTCAAGGCCCGTATGATTGCACGGATCCCGACAATCAACAGTTTAAAGAACAAGGGAATTATCGGTGAAAACAACCAGGGATTCCTTGAATACAGAAGCGGCAGTAAAGTGCAGCAAAAACTGATCGATGCCGAAAACGCTGACAGGGCACTTGTCTACCGGGTTATCGGGAAAAAACAGGGAGCATCTCCTGCCCTGGTCGGCCAGCGTCGGGCAAAGCAGATTGCCCGGAAAGGCAAGGCCGGGCAATGGTTCCAGAAAGCTGACGGCAGCTGGTATAAAAAATCCTGA
- the ccsB gene encoding c-type cytochrome biogenesis protein CcsB: MNELSYLLYLSVLGVTFIACAVYLVFFFRQNQGLRVIARRILVLSGILQTLYIITRYVQVGHTPITSQHEAVVFFAWSTTWAYLSFRWRYTVKNFGTLVTLLIFLLLLVSSVSSREITVLVPALQSWWLPVHAGVSLIAYGFLSLAFCGGIMYLLQERELKSKRFGYFFARFPSLDSLDQLNSHCLTAGFIFLTLGIVTGSLWARQAWGAYWQWDPKETWSLITWFLYLVMIHQRFTVGWRGKRSAIMSIVGFIAVIFTLWGVTWLLGGVHSYAG; the protein is encoded by the coding sequence ATGAATGAACTCAGTTACCTGCTCTATCTTTCTGTTCTCGGGGTTACCTTTATTGCCTGTGCAGTATACCTGGTGTTTTTTTTCAGGCAGAATCAGGGGCTCAGGGTAATTGCCAGAAGGATTCTTGTACTCTCCGGAATTCTCCAGACTCTTTATATAATCACGCGCTATGTCCAGGTGGGGCATACACCGATAACATCACAACACGAGGCTGTTGTCTTCTTCGCCTGGTCCACTACCTGGGCCTATCTTTCCTTCAGGTGGCGGTATACCGTGAAAAATTTTGGCACACTGGTTACCTTGCTGATCTTCCTTCTTCTTCTTGTATCTTCCGTATCATCCCGGGAAATAACGGTTCTTGTTCCCGCCCTGCAGAGTTGGTGGCTGCCTGTTCATGCCGGTGTTTCATTGATCGCCTACGGTTTTCTGTCACTTGCCTTCTGCGGCGGTATAATGTACCTGCTCCAGGAACGGGAGTTGAAAAGCAAGAGATTTGGATATTTCTTTGCCCGTTTTCCTTCGCTTGATTCCCTGGATCAACTCAACAGCCACTGTCTTACGGCTGGATTCATCTTTCTCACCCTTGGTATCGTTACCGGATCCCTCTGGGCCAGGCAGGCCTGGGGGGCTTACTGGCAGTGGGATCCCAAGGAAACCTGGTCTCTTATCACCTGGTTTCTCTACCTGGTAATGATTCACCAGAGATTCACCGTCGGCTGGCGCGGGAAGAGAAGCGCAATCATGTCCATTGTCGGGTTTATCGCAGTTATTTTTACCCTTTGGGGCGTGACATGGCTGCTTGGAGGAGTGCACAGTTATGCAGGGTGA
- the extJ gene encoding selenite/tellurite reduction operon protein ExtJ → MNKKIVILALAVVFALSSAGLGFAAKVKCTVDSVDGNTVTMTCKKANKLKAGDKVKVTPPKKKSAVEGC, encoded by the coding sequence ATGAACAAAAAAATCGTAATTCTTGCATTGGCTGTGGTTTTTGCTCTGAGTTCAGCAGGTTTGGGATTTGCTGCAAAAGTAAAGTGCACCGTTGATTCAGTTGATGGCAACACAGTTACCATGACCTGCAAAAAAGCCAATAAACTCAAAGCAGGGGACAAGGTAAAAGTCACTCCTCCCAAGAAGAAGAGTGCTGTTGAGGGTTGTTAA
- a CDS encoding peptidylprolyl isomerase — MHNSQTIPLFKVFFFIFFFSVLCLKPVSSRTEVIDKVVAVVNDDIITLSEVEQEAEGLYRAIAQKNSGDSLLLALDKAREKTLDALIDKKLIIQKAKQFHVSVSQEEIDKAYEKVRARAGLDKTTFKKKLKESGMTEKMYRSNLETRLLQKKLISYDVRSKVVITEAMIVDYFDEHYTKKVKKGSFYLLQIGFTWDETGDPQKETENKEHALRTAERVHKLALSGQKFRKLAKKFSSLPSASDGGDIGIFTLDEMAPAMRKAVADLEPGAISDIVKIGSSFQFFKLLSGNKDAIIVTASYEDVKEEIKQKLYEKKLKEAYSDWVKKLKEKAYIRKL, encoded by the coding sequence ATGCACAACTCTCAGACCATTCCCCTTTTCAAGGTATTTTTCTTTATTTTTTTCTTCTCCGTCCTCTGCCTCAAACCGGTCAGTTCCAGAACCGAAGTGATCGACAAAGTGGTTGCCGTTGTCAATGATGATATTATAACACTTTCAGAAGTCGAACAGGAAGCCGAGGGACTCTACAGGGCTATTGCCCAGAAAAATTCAGGAGACTCTCTCCTGCTTGCCCTGGATAAGGCAAGAGAAAAAACCCTGGATGCCCTTATTGACAAGAAACTCATCATCCAGAAGGCAAAGCAGTTTCACGTCTCGGTCAGTCAAGAAGAGATAGACAAAGCCTATGAAAAGGTGAGAGCCCGTGCAGGTCTGGACAAAACCACCTTTAAAAAGAAGCTGAAGGAATCAGGGATGACGGAAAAAATGTACAGATCAAACCTGGAAACACGACTGCTTCAGAAAAAACTGATCAGTTATGATGTCCGCTCCAAAGTAGTCATTACTGAGGCTATGATTGTCGATTACTTTGATGAACACTACACAAAAAAGGTAAAAAAGGGCAGCTTCTATCTCCTGCAGATTGGGTTCACCTGGGACGAAACCGGCGATCCGCAGAAAGAGACTGAAAACAAAGAGCACGCCCTCAGGACAGCCGAACGGGTCCACAAGCTGGCGCTTTCCGGTCAGAAATTCAGAAAACTTGCCAAAAAATTCTCAAGCCTTCCCTCCGCCAGCGACGGTGGTGACATCGGCATCTTCACCCTTGATGAAATGGCTCCTGCCATGCGTAAAGCCGTTGCAGACCTGGAACCTGGAGCAATCAGCGATATTGTCAAAATCGGCAGCAGTTTCCAATTTTTCAAGCTGCTGTCGGGTAATAAAGACGCTATAATTGTCACTGCATCCTATGAAGATGTAAAAGAAGAAATAAAACAGAAACTGTATGAAAAAAAGCTGAAGGAAGCGTACTCCGACTGGGTGAAAAAACTGAAGGAAAAAGCGTATATCCGTAAACTGTAA